Proteins found in one Desulfopila inferna genomic segment:
- a CDS encoding 4Fe-4S binding protein produces MAKQKLKELVINRDWCKGCGICVKFCPTKVLE; encoded by the coding sequence ATGGCCAAGCAGAAACTTAAAGAGCTTGTTATCAATCGGGACTGGTGCAAAGGCTGCGGCATTTGCGTCAAGTTCTGTCCCACCAAGGTCCTGGAA